A genomic window from Ferrimicrobium acidiphilum DSM 19497 includes:
- a CDS encoding long-chain fatty acid--CoA ligase, translating to MESTMQQGALTVAGILRYGLHAFPEAEVITYDGTHGSRISFKEVAQRAAQLANALAGIGIQPSDRVGTFCFNHHEHLESYLGIPASGSVIHTLNVRLAPDQLQFVIDDAGDRAIIVDGIILPMLAQVLDGCPSVETLIVVGAVLDQAVREELSKKLRVLDYEEFLSGAEPTFEWPDIVETDAAMICYSSGTTGNPKGVVYSHRSTYLHAISALPLYGQRSWNILGSKGDIALIVVPMFHAAAWGAPYACWFTGSTMIMPGRFLQAEPLASMIEMFRPTVSSGVPTIWNDLLHYLEEHPTDVSSLRMLTSGGSATPRSLIQEYLDKYGIPVVSGWGMTETSPVCTLAIPPSGTPRERLVDYLETAGKVVPGVELRIVGENQQVQPWDGKALGEIEVRGPWITAGYLGGHGVENFDDGWLRTGDIATVDPEGYVRIVDRTKDVIKSGGEWISSIELENAIMAHPAVAEAAVIAVPDDRWFERPLAFVVVKPGTDLEVAELREFLSTRVAKWWLPERYSFVDAIPRTSVGKFHKKVLREGYQSGVYSIHEVDRSEGSR from the coding sequence ATGGAATCGACCATGCAGCAAGGTGCACTAACGGTCGCGGGGATACTTCGGTATGGGTTGCATGCATTTCCGGAAGCGGAGGTGATCACCTATGACGGTACGCATGGAAGTCGAATAAGTTTCAAAGAGGTAGCTCAGCGGGCGGCGCAACTTGCCAACGCCCTAGCTGGTATCGGCATTCAGCCCTCAGATCGGGTGGGGACTTTTTGCTTTAATCATCACGAACACCTGGAGTCGTATCTCGGAATCCCAGCATCGGGTTCGGTGATCCATACTTTGAATGTACGTCTAGCCCCTGATCAGCTTCAGTTCGTCATTGACGATGCCGGCGATCGGGCGATCATCGTGGATGGCATCATACTTCCAATGCTGGCACAGGTGCTCGATGGATGTCCATCTGTTGAAACCCTGATCGTGGTGGGTGCGGTTCTAGATCAAGCGGTGCGAGAAGAGCTCAGCAAGAAGTTGCGAGTTCTAGACTACGAGGAGTTTTTGAGCGGCGCAGAGCCAACCTTCGAGTGGCCCGATATTGTCGAGACCGACGCCGCCATGATCTGTTATAGCTCGGGGACGACCGGGAACCCGAAGGGCGTGGTTTATTCGCATCGCTCCACTTACCTGCATGCGATTAGCGCGTTGCCCCTCTATGGCCAGCGCAGTTGGAACATCTTAGGTTCTAAGGGTGATATTGCCCTTATCGTCGTTCCTATGTTCCACGCCGCGGCATGGGGTGCGCCTTATGCTTGCTGGTTCACAGGATCGACCATGATCATGCCAGGCCGCTTTCTTCAGGCAGAGCCACTCGCATCTATGATCGAGATGTTCCGGCCAACGGTTTCATCCGGAGTTCCTACTATCTGGAATGACTTGCTTCACTATCTGGAGGAACATCCGACAGATGTATCAAGCCTGCGGATGCTTACCTCAGGAGGGTCTGCGACGCCTCGGTCTCTAATCCAGGAGTACCTTGATAAGTACGGTATCCCGGTAGTGTCCGGTTGGGGCATGACGGAGACCTCGCCGGTATGCACTTTGGCGATCCCACCATCGGGGACCCCTCGTGAGCGCTTGGTTGACTATCTAGAGACCGCTGGCAAGGTTGTACCCGGTGTTGAACTGCGGATCGTTGGAGAAAATCAGCAGGTGCAACCCTGGGATGGGAAGGCACTCGGGGAGATCGAGGTGCGAGGACCGTGGATCACGGCCGGTTACTTGGGTGGACATGGAGTTGAGAACTTCGATGATGGTTGGTTGCGCACTGGGGACATTGCCACCGTAGACCCCGAGGGCTACGTGCGGATTGTCGACCGCACCAAAGATGTGATCAAGTCGGGTGGTGAATGGATCTCCTCGATCGAACTCGAGAACGCCATCATGGCCCATCCCGCCGTAGCTGAAGCTGCTGTCATCGCGGTTCCCGATGATCGCTGGTTCGAACGCCCGCTAGCTTTTGTAGTTGTCAAGCCTGGCACCGATCTAGAGGTGGCTGAACTGAGAGAGTTCCTCTCCACTAGGGTGGCTAAGTGGTGGCTACCCGAGCGTTATTCATTTGTAGATGCCATTCCTCGCACCTCGGTGGGTAAGTTTCATAAAAAGGTACTTCGAGAGGGATATCAGTCCGGCGTCTATTCGATCCATGAGGTGGATCGATCAGAAGGATCGCGTTAG